The following is a genomic window from Deltaproteobacteria bacterium.
CAGGATGTCGTCCACCCGGGATTGCGGGCCATCTCCCTGAGCATCAACATCGTTATCCAGCACACGCTGGGCAGTCCCCTGGGCCCGTTGTTCGTCGGCGCCATGTCCGACGGTTACAGCCTCGAAACGGCGTTCAAATTTCTGCCGCTTTTCGCACTGGCCGCCGGGCTGCTCTTTCTGGCGGGCTCCTTTTTTTACAGCCGCGACCTTTCAACCATTGCAAGCGTAGAGATTGAAATGGAATAATGTCGTTTCAGGTTTTAGGAGTTACGTTTTAAATGGATTTCCGTATGCAGCTTTGAGAACTGACCCATTGCTTCTGCCGTTCGGCGTTCAAGACGAACACCTAACACTTAAAACGAAAAACCGTTACAGCAACATCGTTCCTCGAGCAACATCGACTGTCAACAGCAACGGTGGAGGAATGGAAAGGAATATCGCCATGACCGGAAAACAGAGAATTCTGAAGGCACTGGGCATCGAGGAGGCCGACCGGGTCCCACTCTTTATTCACGGCATCAATGAGGGGCCGATCATGGGGGTGGGGAAACACCTGGTGGAGGGACTGCCCCTCGGCAAGCAGCTTCACCAGATGAACGACTCGGAAAAGGGGCTGCTCATCGAAACGCTGCTGAAACTGCTGGATGCATTCGGCATCGACGGCTACACCTGCCTGCCCATCGGGCCGGGAACCGAATTCTCCGACGATCGGGACCTTATAGACGACTGGGGGGTCGGTTTCACCCGCAGTCCGCACGGCATACCGGTCCCGACCCACCATCCGGTCGAAACCGTGGCCGACCTGGAACACTACCAGCCGCCGGCGCCGTCCCGGGACCATTTGCTGATGGTCGACCTGATGAAGGACCGCTTCAAGGACGAGAAAGCCGTTTTCTGGATGATGCGGGGGGCTTTCGTACGCAGTTGGCGCCTCATCGGCATGCAGAATTTCATGATGATGATGTTCGACAACCCCGAATTCATCCACCGGGTAGCCGAGATGGTGACGCAGTTCAGTCTCGCCCAGTTGGAGATGCTCATCGATGCCGGCCTGGATGTACTCATTGTCGAAGACGACATCGCCGACAAGAACAACACCCTGGTCTCACCGGAGCATTTTGCCACCTTCATCAATCCGTACAATCGGAAATTGGTGGACAGAGCCCACGATGCCGGTCTGAAGGTTGTGCGCCACAGCGACGGTAATCTGTGGCCCATTCTCGACATCCTGATCGAGTCGGGGTACGACGGCCTGAATCCCCTGGAACCCCAGGCCGACATGGCGTTGAAAAAGGTCAAGGCCTATTGCGGCGACCGCTTGTGCCTTTTGGGCAACATCGATTGCCAGGAGCTGTTGCCCCATGGAACCCCTGAGCAAGTCCGGGAAGCCGTTCGCACCGCCATCGCGGATGCGGCTGAAGGGGGCGGTCTGATCATCTGCTCGTCCAACACGCTGCACCCGGGCGTGGATCCCGAAAACTGTATCGCAATGTTCGAAGCGACCAGGGAGTTCGGCAGCTATGTCTGATGGTGCTGGAAATGAAGATTCGATGTCATAGCGACTGAATTGCTATCGATTCCTGATGGAAATCCCAAACAGCAAGCACCAAATTCCAATCACCAAATCACAAACCGTTCAATTGGAATTTTGACCTTTGAGAATTGCATATTGTTTGTTATTTGGTGCTTGGATATTGGAATTTAAGTGGATTTTCTTGATATGAGGTAAATAGATTGTCCTCTATGAAAAACATCGGTGCATTTTTCGATTTCGACGAAACCCTCCTGGAAGTGGAGAGCGGCAGGGTCGGCATTCAATACCTTTACGACGAGGGCCATGCCGGACGCTTTTTTATCGCCAAAGTGCTGTTTTTCAACTTCCTGTACCAACGCGGTCTGATCTCCGACGACACCATGGCCCGGAGGATGATCCGTTTCTACAAGAACAAGCCCCTGGCAGATTTCGAACAGGGAGCCGATGCCTTTTACAAAAATCACCTGAAGCCCAGGCTGGCGCCCAACGTTGCCGACAAGGTGCGGGAGCACCGGAAGGCCGGCCACCGCCTGATCCTGATCTCCGGTTCGGTGCGCTACCTGTTGAAGCCGGTCGCCGATGACCTGGGATTCCACTACCTGATCTGCACGGACCTGGAGATGCGCGGGAACGGACGCTTGACCGGCCGTCCCGACGGCCCTGTCTGCCTGAACGCCTATAAAAAGATCTACGCCGAAGAGATCGCCCGCAGGGAAGGCATCGATTTGGGCAAGTCCTATGCCTACGGCAACAGCGGCGCCGACATCCCGCTGCTGCGAACGGTAGGGAACCCCGTTGCCGTGGAGCCCACGGAAAAGCTGGCGGGAGTGGCCCGGCAGAACGACTGGCCGGTCATGCGGTACCGATAGAAAATACAAACCCGACGACGGATGTCGCAAAGACCCTCGGCTAAAGCCGAAGACTTTGGGGGCAGGGAGCCAGAGGTCGAGGGGTCAAATGAAAATCAGCTTATAGGTCATAGCTCATTGCTGATGGCAGGCTATGAGCTACAGGCTGTCAGCTGTGAGCTTTCCCATGGATGAAATTCGCGAAAACCCCATGTACCGCTACCTGATCATGCTGACGATCGCCTCGGCCGTCGGCCTGCAGGCCTGGCAGACCCTGTTCAACAATTTTGCCGTTGAGGTAGCCGGGCTGGAAGGCAAACACGTGGGCGTCATCCAATCCGTGCGGGAGATTCCCGGCTTCCTGGCCCTCCTGGCCATCTACGTCATGCTGGTCATCAAGGAGCACCGGCTGTCGGCCCTGTCCATCCTTCTGCTGGGGTGCGGATTGGGTCTGACCGGCTTGTTTCCCACCTTTACCGGTCTGACCATCACCACGCTGATATCCAGCTTCGGATTTCACTACTACGAAACCACCAACCAGTCGCTGACCCTGCAGTACTTCAACAAGGTGCAGGCCCCCCAGGTGTTCGGCCGGCAATACAGCATCGCCGCGGCTTCCAACATCGGCATCGGCCTGTTCATCTTTCTGGTGTCCTTCTTCCTATACTATTCCATGACCTATATGATCATCGGGCTCTTCATCGTGGGGGTGGCCCTGTGGGGATTCGGCCAGAACCCGGAGCGTACCGACCTTGCCCCTCAGAGGAAGCGGATGGTCCTGAGAAAGAAGTACTGGCTGTTTTACTTCCTGACGTTCATGGCGGGTGCGAGGCGTCAGATATTCATGGCCTTTGCCGTTTTTCTGCTGGTCAAGCGCTTCGAATACTCGGTTCAGGAGGTCACAATCCTGTTCGTGGTCAACAACGTCATCCGGTATTACCTGAGTCCCCTGATCGCCAAAAGTATCGTCCGCTTCGGCGAACGCAAGCTGCTCTCCCTCGAATACGCCAGTCTGATTATCGTGTTTCTGGCATACGCCTATGTGGACAACCGGCTGATGGTGGCCTTCCTGTATGTTCTGGACCACATCTTTTTCGGCTTTGCCATGGCCATCCAGACCTACTTCCAAAAAGTGGCCGATCCACGGGACATCGCCCCGAGCATGGCTGTGGGCTTTACCATCAATCACATTGCGGCCGTGGTTTTGCCAACCCTGGGCGGCCTGCTCTGGATGCTGGACTACCGCATCCCCTTCATCGCCGGAGCCTGCATGAGCATTGTTTCCCTGGCGGCCGTACAGCTGATTCGCATAGACATGCGATAGACAATGCCACTCTCGGGGCCATTGACATGCTACCTTTTTTAGGGGTGGTTTGACTTCCCGCTCACCCCTTAATCGACCTCGGCAGCAGCATCTGGTGCTGGGGACAGATGGATTTGGGATTCTGATAGACGCAACCGGCAAAGGCCGCAAGGTACTTGCGGACGTCCGTCATGGGGGCGATTTCATCGACAAAGCCTTTTTGGGCGCAGTACAGCGGCCGTGAGTAGTCATGGTACTCCTGGGCCATCTTGTTCATTTTGTCGATGACGGGTTCGAGGTCCCTGCCGGCGTCCTTTTCCTTGACCAAGCGCCTT
Proteins encoded in this region:
- a CDS encoding HAD-IB family hydrolase; the protein is MKNIGAFFDFDETLLEVESGRVGIQYLYDEGHAGRFFIAKVLFFNFLYQRGLISDDTMARRMIRFYKNKPLADFEQGADAFYKNHLKPRLAPNVADKVREHRKAGHRLILISGSVRYLLKPVADDLGFHYLICTDLEMRGNGRLTGRPDGPVCLNAYKKIYAEEIARREGIDLGKSYAYGNSGADIPLLRTVGNPVAVEPTEKLAGVARQNDWPVMRYR
- a CDS encoding MFS transporter, producing MDEIRENPMYRYLIMLTIASAVGLQAWQTLFNNFAVEVAGLEGKHVGVIQSVREIPGFLALLAIYVMLVIKEHRLSALSILLLGCGLGLTGLFPTFTGLTITTLISSFGFHYYETTNQSLTLQYFNKVQAPQVFGRQYSIAAASNIGIGLFIFLVSFFLYYSMTYMIIGLFIVGVALWGFGQNPERTDLAPQRKRMVLRKKYWLFYFLTFMAGARRQIFMAFAVFLLVKRFEYSVQEVTILFVVNNVIRYYLSPLIAKSIVRFGERKLLSLEYASLIIVFLAYAYVDNRLMVAFLYVLDHIFFGFAMAIQTYFQKVADPRDIAPSMAVGFTINHIAAVVLPTLGGLLWMLDYRIPFIAGACMSIVSLAAVQLIRIDMR